The genomic DNA CGCCTCATCGGTCGAGGGCCACCCCTCGGCCTGCGTCGTCCCGAGGGTCCGCAGGAGGTCGAAGCGCGAGGCGTCCTCGCTCCCCGGCACGGCGGTGTACGCGACCACGCGCAGGTCGGTGCCCGCGGCGGTGAAGACGTCGCAGTCCAGGGTCAGCGGCCCGACGACCGGGTGGTCGAACGTCTTCGGCTCGGAGCGGTGCTCGACGATCGTGGCCTCGGCCCAGAGCGTGGCGAAGGTCGCGCTCGCCCGGGTCAGGTGCGCCACGAGCTCGTCCACGCCGCGGTCGTCGGGGTAGCGGATCGACGCCCGGCGCAGGTCCGACACCAGCGCCCGCTGGAAGCGGAGCTCGTCCTCGGGCTCGCGCAGCACCCGGACGCCGGTGCCCGTGAACGCCTGCGCGACGAGGTTGCGACCCGGCACCGCGGGGCCCAGCAGCGCCGACCAGGCGTCGTTGGCGACGAGCAGCGTCCAGGTCGCGGTGTAGACGCCGATCGCCACGTCCGGCAGGCGCGCGAGCAGGCGCTGCACGCTGCCCGGGATGTGCGTCGGGACGAGTCCGGAGGACGGCGCCGCC from Microlunatus sagamiharensis includes the following:
- a CDS encoding helix-turn-helix transcriptional regulator; the encoded protein is MTTTSDLAGLLRAWRDRLQPAAVGFPAGRRRTRGLRREEVALLAGLSVDYLVRLEQGRAERPSAQVVASLARVLQLSDPERDQLYAAAGLAAPSSGLVPTHIPGSVQRLLARLPDVAIGVYTATWTLLVANDAWSALLGPAVPGRNLVAQAFTGTGVRVLREPEDELRFQRALVSDLRRASIRYPDDRGVDELVAHLTRASATFATLWAEATIVEHRSEPKTFDHPVVGPLTLDCDVFTAAGTDLRVVAYTAVPGSEDASRFDLLRTLGTTQAEGWPSTDEAVHDVARPGSVEEENAGG